In a genomic window of Lacrimispora sp. BS-2:
- the metE gene encoding 5-methyltetrahydropteroyltriglutamate--homocysteine S-methyltransferase — protein MKTSVIGYPRVGALRELKFASEKYFRREISADELQATAKSLRSTHWYTQQNHRIDFIPSNDFSLYDNVLDTAVLLNAIPARYRNLALSPLDTYFAMARGYQGANGDVKALAMKKWFNTNYHYMVPEIDEHTKIQLAGNKPFDEFKEAQQLGIKTKPVLIGPFTFLKLARFTGGRYASDYTTAIIAAYQEILATFRDIGVEWLQFDEPYLVHDLTGEDILLFKQLYSAILPAKGTVNVLLQTYFGDVRDCYQDITELDFDGIGIDFIEGKKSLELVKAKGFPSGKTLFAGIVNGKNIWKNNYAKSLEIISELQKHCRNVVLETSCSLLHVPYTLQNETKLPKQQKRYLSFAEEKLGELNELKEICLSQTPFETVEYRRNVSLLREDRNCSNEKVQKRISEIKESEFTRVPEFSVREAIQKKNFGLPYFPTTTIGSFPQTADVKANRTAFRRGSITEEQYRDFVKEKIAQCVKIQEEIGLDVLVHGEFERNDMVEYFGECLNGYLFTEKAWVQSYGTRCVKPPVVWGDISREKPMTVEWSVYAQSLTKKPMKGMLTGPVTILNWSFPREDISLKEIAYQIALAIGDEVLDLEANGIRIIQVDEAALREKLPLRKSDWESEYLSWAIPAFRLVHSGVKPETQIHTHMCYSEFTDIIPAIDNMDADVITFEASRSDLMILDSLKENHFKTEAGPGVYDIHSPRVPSAEEIESALHEMLKRLPKEKLWVNPDCGLKTRRYAETKPSLENMVQAARRLRNETI, from the coding sequence ATGAAAACATCTGTTATTGGCTACCCAAGGGTGGGAGCTTTAAGAGAATTAAAATTTGCATCGGAAAAATACTTTAGAAGAGAAATATCCGCAGATGAATTACAGGCAACTGCAAAAAGTTTAAGAAGTACCCATTGGTATACACAGCAGAATCATAGGATCGACTTCATTCCAAGTAATGATTTTTCTCTTTATGACAATGTTCTTGACACTGCGGTTCTGTTAAATGCTATTCCGGCCCGCTACCGTAATCTGGCGTTATCGCCTTTAGATACTTATTTTGCAATGGCAAGAGGATACCAAGGTGCAAACGGTGATGTGAAAGCCCTTGCCATGAAAAAATGGTTCAATACAAATTACCATTACATGGTTCCGGAAATTGATGAACATACAAAAATACAGCTTGCAGGAAATAAGCCATTTGATGAATTTAAAGAGGCGCAGCAACTGGGAATCAAAACGAAACCGGTTTTAATTGGACCATTTACCTTTTTGAAGCTGGCAAGGTTTACAGGCGGAAGGTACGCCAGTGACTATACAACTGCTATCATAGCTGCTTATCAGGAAATACTTGCAACATTTCGTGATATAGGAGTTGAATGGCTGCAGTTTGACGAGCCATACCTTGTACACGATCTTACTGGTGAAGACATTCTCTTATTTAAGCAGCTTTACAGTGCCATCCTACCTGCAAAAGGAACAGTAAATGTACTTTTACAAACATACTTTGGGGATGTCCGCGATTGTTATCAGGATATTACAGAACTGGATTTTGACGGGATTGGAATAGATTTCATTGAGGGCAAAAAATCACTGGAGCTTGTAAAAGCGAAGGGATTCCCCTCCGGTAAAACGCTGTTTGCAGGTATTGTAAACGGCAAGAACATCTGGAAAAACAATTACGCAAAATCTTTGGAAATTATCTCTGAATTGCAGAAGCATTGCCGCAATGTTGTCCTTGAGACATCCTGCTCGCTTTTACATGTTCCCTATACATTACAGAATGAAACAAAATTGCCCAAGCAGCAAAAGAGATATCTTTCATTCGCCGAAGAAAAGCTGGGGGAACTAAACGAATTAAAAGAAATTTGCTTATCTCAAACCCCCTTTGAAACAGTGGAATACAGAAGAAACGTCAGTCTGTTGAGGGAGGACAGAAATTGCAGCAATGAGAAAGTGCAGAAAAGGATATCTGAAATAAAAGAAAGTGAATTTACACGGGTTCCGGAGTTTTCTGTTCGTGAGGCGATCCAGAAAAAGAATTTCGGTCTTCCGTATTTTCCAACCACAACGATTGGCTCCTTTCCGCAGACAGCCGATGTAAAGGCCAACCGCACCGCCTTTCGGAGGGGCAGCATAACAGAAGAACAATACCGTGATTTTGTTAAGGAAAAAATCGCCCAATGCGTCAAGATCCAGGAGGAAATTGGACTGGATGTTCTGGTACATGGTGAGTTTGAACGCAACGATATGGTGGAATATTTTGGTGAATGCCTGAATGGGTATTTGTTTACGGAGAAAGCATGGGTTCAGTCTTACGGTACCCGCTGCGTAAAGCCTCCGGTGGTATGGGGAGATATTTCCAGGGAAAAGCCCATGACTGTTGAATGGTCTGTTTATGCCCAAAGTCTTACTAAAAAGCCCATGAAAGGTATGCTTACAGGGCCGGTTACAATCCTTAACTGGTCTTTCCCCCGGGAGGATATTTCGCTGAAAGAAATTGCATACCAAATCGCCCTGGCCATCGGCGATGAAGTGCTTGACCTTGAGGCAAACGGCATCAGGATCATTCAGGTTGATGAAGCCGCACTCAGGGAGAAACTTCCTTTAAGAAAATCCGACTGGGAAAGCGAATACTTAAGCTGGGCAATTCCCGCGTTTCGGCTGGTACACAGCGGTGTAAAGCCTGAGACTCAAATACATACCCATATGTGCTATAGTGAATTTACCGATATTATTCCTGCCATTGACAATATGGACGCTGATGTGATCACCTTTGAGGCATCCCGTTCGGATTTGATGATCCTGGATTCTTTGAAAGAAAATCATTTTAAAACAGAGGCCGGACCAGGCGTTTACGATATTCACTCGCCCAGAGTTCCGTCTGCGGAGGAAATAGAATCAGCTCTCCATGAAATGCTTAAAAGGCTGCCCAAAGAAAAATTATGGGTAAACCCGGACTGCGGGCTGAAAACACGGCGGTATGCAGAAACAAAACCCAGCCTTGAAAACATGGTTCAGGCGGCAAGGCGGTTGAGAAATGAAACTATCTAA
- a CDS encoding ABC transporter substrate-binding protein, with the protein MAAGLLAGCAGGASTATTAATTAAGDSTDAPKETAAGGGDGLIYWSMWESTEPQGQAIQMAIDKFTADTGVKVDVQFKGRTGIREGLQPALDAGTNIDLFDEDIDRVNTTWEQYLMDLEDLVKTSGYEANANAGLIKACREVGKGTLKSIPYQPNVFAFFYNQSIFDEAGIKEVPKTWEELDAACQKIKDAGYTPITCDDAYITAMFGYHMSRLLGEPGTEAVVKEGKWDDPAVLKTAQAYEDFAKKGYFSETIASNVWPAGQNQELAMGTAAMYLNGSWLPNEVKDMAGEDFKWGCFSYPAVEGGTDGTNASNYGAQVLAINKNSKNGENAFKLIEYITQGEFDKKMSEMSMGIPADSRNAEWPAQLASVKPVMESLNVRYPWAAGAEANADLTPIIKENFMKLCGGSITAAEFTDALKAAGK; encoded by the coding sequence ATGGCTGCCGGTCTTCTGGCAGGATGTGCAGGAGGGGCTTCTACTGCCACCACAGCGGCAACGACGGCTGCCGGGGATTCCACGGATGCGCCCAAGGAAACGGCTGCAGGCGGCGGAGACGGGCTTATTTACTGGTCCATGTGGGAATCAACGGAGCCTCAGGGTCAGGCGATCCAGATGGCAATCGACAAATTTACGGCAGATACAGGGGTTAAGGTGGATGTTCAGTTTAAGGGACGTACGGGAATCCGTGAAGGTCTGCAGCCGGCTTTGGATGCTGGAACCAACATTGATCTGTTTGATGAGGATATTGACCGTGTGAATACCACATGGGAGCAGTACCTGATGGATTTAGAGGACCTTGTAAAGACTTCCGGTTATGAGGCCAATGCCAATGCAGGCTTAATAAAGGCCTGCAGGGAAGTAGGAAAGGGAACATTAAAATCCATTCCTTACCAGCCCAATGTATTTGCATTTTTCTATAACCAGTCCATTTTTGATGAGGCAGGAATCAAGGAAGTACCAAAGACCTGGGAAGAGCTTGATGCAGCATGCCAGAAGATCAAGGATGCTGGCTATACTCCAATTACCTGCGATGACGCCTACATTACAGCCATGTTTGGCTATCACATGTCCAGACTTTTGGGCGAACCGGGAACAGAGGCAGTTGTAAAGGAAGGCAAGTGGGATGACCCGGCAGTCCTTAAAACAGCTCAGGCTTATGAAGACTTTGCAAAGAAAGGGTATTTTTCAGAGACCATTGCTTCTAACGTGTGGCCTGCAGGTCAGAACCAGGAGCTTGCAATGGGAACGGCAGCCATGTATTTAAACGGTTCCTGGCTTCCCAATGAAGTAAAGGATATGGCAGGAGAAGACTTTAAGTGGGGCTGCTTCAGCTATCCGGCAGTGGAAGGCGGAACGGATGGCACCAATGCATCCAATTATGGCGCCCAGGTTCTTGCAATCAACAAGAATTCCAAAAATGGAGAAAATGCATTTAAGCTGATTGAATACATCACTCAGGGAGAGTTTGACAAGAAGATGTCAGAGATGTCAATGGGTATCCCGGCAGATTCCAGAAATGCAGAGTGGCCGGCACAGCTTGCCAGCGTGAAGCCTGTTATGGAGAGCTTAAACGTGCGCTATCCATGGGCAGCCGGAGCGGAAGCCAATGCTGACTTAACACCGATTATCAAGGAAAACTTTATGAAGCTTTGCGGAGGTTCCATTACTGCTGCAGAGTTCACAGACGCTCTTAAAGCAGCAGGCAAATAA
- a CDS encoding sugar ABC transporter permease encodes MKKNKTMIAVFLTPAVVMFVLVFLYPILRTVLMSFFKIEGITDSMSKWQFTGLANYSKLAATSLFRISMWNLFRIWLIGGLVVMSLALLFAVILTSGIRFKSFFRAMIYLPNVVSAVALATMWLQYVYSPKFGLLKNVFSSMGLKALSKVQWLDNDHKFMALLVAYCFGMVGYHMLIFASGIERIGEDYYEAATLDGANKVNQFRYITLPLLKGVFKTNITMWSVTSVGFFVWSQLFSTVTADTQTITPMVYMYMMIFGAGNSMTERNAGLGAAIGVLLSICVVAVFLICNKLIKEDDLEF; translated from the coding sequence GTGAAGAAGAATAAGACAATGATTGCCGTATTTCTAACGCCGGCAGTAGTAATGTTTGTCCTTGTATTCCTATATCCTATTCTCAGGACAGTTTTAATGAGCTTCTTTAAGATTGAAGGAATCACGGATTCCATGAGCAAGTGGCAGTTTACCGGATTAGCTAATTATAGCAAGCTGGCGGCGACCAGCTTATTCCGCATTTCCATGTGGAACCTGTTCCGCATCTGGCTCATAGGCGGGTTGGTTGTTATGTCACTGGCTCTTTTGTTTGCGGTGATCCTGACCAGCGGGATACGCTTTAAAAGTTTTTTCAGGGCAATGATCTATCTTCCCAATGTAGTCAGCGCGGTGGCTCTTGCGACCATGTGGCTTCAGTATGTATACAGCCCTAAGTTCGGTCTCCTTAAAAATGTATTTTCATCCATGGGACTTAAAGCTTTATCCAAGGTCCAGTGGCTTGACAATGATCATAAATTCATGGCCCTGCTTGTTGCTTACTGTTTTGGTATGGTTGGATACCATATGCTGATTTTTGCAAGCGGGATCGAGCGGATCGGGGAGGATTACTATGAGGCGGCCACTTTGGATGGAGCAAATAAGGTAAACCAGTTCCGCTATATCACCCTTCCCCTGTTAAAAGGGGTATTTAAAACCAACATTACCATGTGGAGCGTCACATCCGTAGGCTTTTTCGTCTGGTCCCAGCTTTTCTCAACAGTTACTGCGGATACCCAGACCATTACCCCCATGGTTTATATGTATATGATGATCTTTGGTGCCGGAAACAGCATGACCGAGCGGAATGCCGGTCTTGGAGCGGCAATCGGCGTTCTGTTGAGCATCTGTGTGGTAGCGGTCTTCCTGATATGCAATAAACTGATAAAAGAGGATGATCTGGAATTCTAA
- a CDS encoding AraC family transcriptional regulator — protein MKYKYTVLTEELTIHRIISIHYFEYMSDFTFAGESHNFWELLCVDKGEVEVVADHERLTLQKGDVIFHQPNEFHRVLANGVIAPNLVVIGFDCQSPRMASFKEQILKVGQEEQELLARIIAEARQCFDGRLDNPYQEVLVRKDHGPFAAEQMIKIYLEMFLIQMYRRSFSSRRTPALHKDTPSAEDIYETILLYFEKNICTQLTIDQISRDNLISTSQLKKLFFEKGNTGVIEYFNSMKIDAAKQLIRNRQLNFTQIANQLGYTSVHYFSRQFKHLTGMTPTEYSTSIKKLSEKNMLRDPSL, from the coding sequence ATGAAATATAAGTATACGGTATTAACAGAAGAGCTGACAATACACCGGATCATCAGCATCCATTATTTTGAATATATGAGCGACTTCACCTTTGCAGGAGAATCTCATAACTTTTGGGAATTGCTTTGTGTCGATAAGGGAGAGGTGGAAGTGGTAGCCGATCATGAACGGCTGACGCTTCAAAAAGGTGATGTTATTTTCCATCAGCCAAATGAATTTCACCGGGTTCTGGCTAATGGGGTCATCGCTCCCAACCTTGTGGTCATCGGATTTGACTGCCAGTCGCCCCGCATGGCTTCTTTTAAGGAACAGATCTTAAAGGTGGGGCAGGAGGAGCAGGAGCTTCTGGCACGGATCATTGCGGAAGCCCGCCAGTGCTTTGACGGAAGGCTTGACAATCCCTATCAGGAAGTGCTGGTGCGAAAAGACCATGGCCCCTTTGCGGCAGAGCAGATGATAAAAATTTATCTGGAGATGTTCCTGATACAAATGTACCGCCGTTCCTTTTCATCCCGGCGGACTCCCGCCCTCCATAAGGACACCCCTTCTGCAGAAGACATCTATGAAACCATACTTCTTTACTTCGAGAAGAACATCTGCACCCAGCTGACCATTGATCAGATCAGCCGGGACAATTTAATCAGCACTTCCCAGTTAAAAAAGCTTTTCTTTGAAAAGGGAAACACCGGTGTCATTGAATATTTTAACAGTATGAAAATCGATGCGGCCAAGCAGCTTATCCGGAACCGGCAGCTTAACTTCACTCAGATCGCCAATCAGCTTGGGTATACCTCGGTCCACTATTTTTCCAGGCAATTCAAGCATTTGACTGGGATGACGCCTACGGAGTACTCCACCTCCATAAAAAAGCTGTCTGAGAAAAATATGCTGCGTGACCCAAGCCTGTAA